In Dyadobacter subterraneus, a single genomic region encodes these proteins:
- a CDS encoding AraC family transcriptional regulator: MEKNTKSTAQKVSIAVLPFLNLSNDPEQEYFSDGVTEEIINVLSHVPDLQIAGRTSSFTFKGKNQDIRLIGEQLNVNHILEGSIRKSGNKLRITANLIKVEDGYQIWSEKYDRELMDIFDIQDEIALAILKEIKIQLLGGEEVTPFKRYTNNPEAYQLYLHGRFYHNKFAGADEFNKAIGYFQSAIELEPTYAIAYAGIASCYLNMWFYRLLPAAKALPLMKKATEQALELDNSIAESYLALARMQMLYEWDFANASVTFKKALELNWNAAELHIQFALYSALTGDLAKADEHVTQALSLEPFSLINNFYAAYVYWIAGNIEKAVGQGRKLVALEPSFWGGYMITGLNLITLKDYPDSQEALETALELNYNGITLSACGALFGLSDETESAWDILTQMTSLSKNQVVANYDMGIVHACVGDADTALDYFQTAIDQHESSMLFFKFIVRDWLSGHLHDDRYESLIQQIVK; the protein is encoded by the coding sequence ATGGAAAAAAATACAAAATCGACTGCTCAGAAAGTGTCCATTGCCGTTTTACCTTTTTTGAATCTCAGCAATGATCCTGAGCAAGAGTATTTTAGCGATGGAGTAACGGAGGAAATTATTAATGTATTAAGTCATGTGCCTGATTTGCAGATAGCAGGGCGCACTTCGTCTTTTACTTTCAAAGGTAAAAACCAGGACATTCGATTGATCGGTGAACAATTGAATGTCAATCATATTCTGGAAGGCAGCATCCGGAAATCCGGAAATAAGCTTCGGATTACGGCAAATCTTATAAAGGTTGAGGATGGGTATCAAATCTGGTCTGAGAAATATGACCGGGAATTGATGGACATTTTTGATATTCAGGACGAGATTGCGCTGGCGATTTTGAAAGAAATAAAAATACAACTGCTGGGCGGCGAAGAAGTAACGCCTTTCAAAAGATATACGAATAATCCGGAAGCTTATCAGTTGTATTTGCATGGCCGTTTTTATCACAACAAATTTGCAGGAGCGGATGAATTCAATAAAGCAATTGGATATTTTCAGTCGGCCATTGAGCTCGAACCGACCTATGCGATCGCGTACGCGGGAATCGCTTCCTGTTATCTGAACATGTGGTTTTATCGTCTTCTTCCTGCGGCCAAAGCTTTGCCGTTGATGAAAAAAGCAACAGAACAAGCGCTGGAACTGGATAATTCGATTGCGGAAAGTTATCTGGCGCTCGCCCGTATGCAAATGTTATATGAGTGGGATTTTGCAAACGCATCTGTCACTTTCAAAAAAGCACTGGAATTAAACTGGAACGCTGCTGAATTACATATCCAATTTGCCTTATACTCCGCTTTGACGGGCGATCTTGCCAAAGCGGATGAACATGTAACCCAAGCCTTATCACTGGAACCATTTTCGCTAATCAATAACTTTTATGCTGCTTACGTATATTGGATAGCCGGAAATATTGAAAAAGCAGTTGGCCAGGGAAGAAAACTGGTCGCGCTGGAACCTTCATTCTGGGGTGGATATATGATCACAGGCTTGAATCTAATCACACTGAAAGATTATCCGGATAGTCAGGAAGCGCTGGAAACTGCGCTGGAACTGAACTATAACGGGATTACTTTGAGTGCCTGCGGTGCCTTATTCGGATTATCCGATGAAACGGAAAGTGCCTGGGATATTCTTACGCAGATGACGTCATTGAGCAAAAATCAGGTTGTGGCGAATTACGACATGGGCATTGTGCATGCCTGTGTAGGCGATGCGGATACAGCTTTGGATTATTTTCAAACCGCAATAGACCAGCATGAGTCATCGATGCTGTTTTTCAAATTTATTGTACGCGACTGGCTTTCAGGTCATTTGCACGACGACCGATACGAATCCCTCATTCAGCAAATTGTGAAATAG
- a CDS encoding helix-turn-helix domain-containing protein — protein MNQKRLEKARNLLAETDMRISEIAYLVGIESPRNLANTFSRLPDHSNRI, from the coding sequence ATTAATCAGAAAAGATTAGAAAAAGCTCGAAATCTGCTTGCAGAAACTGATATGAGGATTTCTGAAATTGCGTATCTTGTGGGCATCGAAAGTCCTCGGAATTTAGCAAATACTTTTTCCAGGCTTCCAGATCACTCCAACCGAATTTAG
- a CDS encoding M12 family metallo-peptidase, producing the protein MKNLFILSVVLFQTVQAQNIAPITAPARISQTEVVKLDGFAKSLNVVNLEPASLNSFVKRNPLQAKKFQLAVSKDLTLDLTIQQNEIRSAGYKASITTENGEIVDSSMTAVNTYSGYANNDPNQFVRLYIDNEQIKGIISDGKNGFYAIEPLSTITKSNLSDNRYVVYNTKDVKSTATGCGIEESVSQVVSKAQSSAREAATVSAQCRILEVATDADFEYYKNHRDNTNARILNDMNIVAGIFFNTFNIKILVTYQHVYATANDPYTSTNPAKLLTEFTSYWNKNHTNVKRDVAHLFTSKFLEGFTLGIAHKGVIGKTPSMAYSLTYGTTNEYLTTAHELGHNFNASHPTDAASGCSEKAPSLMCSSLDDAPMFSEFSKSEINAWIAGNENSLLTSDYNFEILGDSSVCSTTTFRANLFGTSVSWSSSNSTLLSINPTTGVAKRIGTENGLVTITAVIDVCSTPVTVTKEVYVGIPEITFSASAPNTNGVVTAIMTEVPYATYNWYLDGNLAFSGINNVEDINSGNCGTAHFVQATIKNACGTTPMSNKVSFSWQCTQSGLSVYPNPARDVINLDYSSNSNKEVQPKQIVLYNERSDVVRTISNPSTLTANSSKTQVDVSSLPRGTYYLYVMPNAGSKEKADVKRILLQ; encoded by the coding sequence ATGAAAAATCTTTTCATTTTGTCTGTTGTACTTTTTCAAACAGTACAAGCGCAAAACATTGCACCAATTACAGCACCAGCCAGAATTTCTCAAACCGAAGTAGTGAAACTGGACGGCTTTGCAAAATCTTTGAATGTAGTAAATCTGGAACCCGCTTCGCTTAACAGTTTTGTAAAAAGAAATCCTCTGCAAGCGAAGAAATTTCAACTGGCCGTATCAAAAGATCTGACGCTGGACTTGACCATTCAGCAAAACGAAATCAGAAGTGCTGGTTACAAAGCTTCTATCACCACAGAAAACGGAGAAATAGTTGATTCATCCATGACGGCTGTCAACACTTATTCCGGATATGCGAATAATGATCCGAACCAGTTTGTACGTCTTTATATTGATAATGAACAGATTAAAGGAATAATCAGCGATGGAAAAAACGGTTTTTACGCCATTGAGCCTTTATCAACGATCACAAAATCGAATTTGTCAGACAATCGTTATGTGGTATATAACACAAAGGATGTAAAATCAACAGCTACGGGATGCGGAATTGAAGAGTCTGTGAGCCAGGTAGTTTCAAAAGCTCAAAGCAGTGCAAGAGAAGCTGCAACGGTTTCAGCGCAATGCAGAATTCTCGAAGTTGCCACGGATGCAGATTTTGAATATTACAAAAACCACCGTGACAACACCAATGCACGCATTTTGAACGATATGAATATTGTTGCAGGCATTTTCTTTAATACTTTCAACATCAAAATTTTGGTAACTTATCAACACGTATACGCCACTGCAAACGATCCTTATACATCAACCAATCCCGCCAAACTCCTTACTGAATTCACAAGTTACTGGAACAAGAACCACACGAATGTTAAAAGAGATGTAGCACATTTGTTTACATCCAAATTTCTTGAAGGATTTACCCTGGGTATCGCGCACAAAGGCGTCATTGGTAAAACACCTTCCATGGCTTATTCGCTGACCTATGGTACTACTAATGAGTATCTTACCACGGCGCATGAACTTGGCCATAATTTCAACGCTTCGCACCCGACAGATGCGGCATCAGGTTGCAGTGAAAAAGCTCCTTCACTAATGTGCAGCAGCCTTGACGACGCACCCATGTTCTCAGAATTTTCAAAATCAGAAATTAATGCCTGGATTGCCGGTAACGAAAACAGCTTGCTTACTTCGGATTACAACTTTGAAATTCTTGGAGATTCATCAGTTTGCAGTACTACAACATTCAGAGCGAATTTATTTGGAACATCAGTTTCATGGTCAAGTAGTAATTCTACTTTATTATCCATTAATCCTACGACAGGAGTTGCTAAAAGAATTGGAACAGAAAATGGACTTGTTACGATAACCGCTGTCATCGACGTATGTAGTACACCGGTCACGGTAACAAAAGAAGTTTATGTTGGGATTCCGGAAATTACTTTTTCTGCATCCGCTCCAAATACTAACGGTGTTGTTACAGCGATTATGACGGAAGTTCCTTATGCAACTTACAATTGGTATCTGGATGGAAATCTGGCTTTTAGTGGGATTAACAATGTAGAAGATATCAATAGCGGAAATTGCGGAACTGCACATTTTGTCCAGGCTACTATCAAAAATGCTTGCGGAACTACCCCAATGAGCAACAAAGTTTCTTTTAGCTGGCAGTGCACGCAATCCGGTCTTAGTGTATATCCAAATCCGGCAAGAGATGTAATAAATCTCGATTACAGCAGCAATTCAAATAAAGAAGTACAGCCAAAACAAATTGTTTTATACAATGAAAGATCCGATGTAGTGCGCACAATATCAAACCCGAGTACATTGACTGCAAATAGCAGCAAAACCCAGGTGGATGTGAGCAGCCTGCCACGAGGAACCTATTATTTATACGTGATGCCTAATGCCGGCTCCAAAGAAAAGGCTGATGTTAAAAGAATTTTACTGCAATAA
- a CDS encoding M81 family metallopeptidase, which translates to MKRTFLLLTSIYLTFFQPSIPVSAKEPENNVVEEKSISESVQKPLPRIGIVGLAIESSTFSPARTNEEAFHPKRGDQIFTSYPFFSPDSVLRKSANWLPAFMGRSLPGGTVTKEAYESMVKQSLDLLRKNLPYDAIFYDIHGAMSVVGMDDPEGDFLIRIREVVGKKPFISTSMDLHGNVSWRLAQNTDLITCYRMAPHEDAMATKRRAVANMLSRLESGKGKPAYKAYIPVPILLPGEQTSTRIEPGKTLYAAVSPASLQPGIIDAAIWIGYAWADEPRNHAVVMVTGDDKEKVTKTAEKLASSFWNVRSKFDFVAPTATLDEALNAAVKSQKHPFFISDSGDNPTAGGAGDVTWTLTEILKRPEFKSENGPSLIYASIPGPAVVEAAIKAGIGGKIDALAGAAVDARFAPPVRLVGTVESIEHGDLNAETEVVIKVGSVHVIVTKKRKPYHKEADFTRLGLNPRKSDIVVVKIGYLEPELYNMRADWLLALTPGGVDQDLKRLGYKRIQHPMYPLDKNMKDPDLKAKLVPSSEK; encoded by the coding sequence ATGAAACGAACTTTTTTGCTTCTCACTTCTATTTATCTCACCTTTTTTCAACCCAGTATTCCAGTTTCTGCAAAAGAGCCTGAAAATAATGTAGTTGAGGAAAAATCAATTTCTGAATCTGTACAAAAACCCCTGCCACGTATAGGGATAGTTGGTTTGGCAATTGAATCCAGTACATTCTCGCCGGCCCGTACGAATGAGGAAGCTTTTCATCCAAAACGTGGCGACCAGATTTTTACTTCTTATCCATTTTTTTCACCTGATTCTGTACTTCGCAAAAGTGCAAACTGGCTTCCGGCGTTTATGGGCCGTTCTTTGCCCGGTGGCACCGTTACGAAAGAGGCATATGAATCGATGGTAAAACAGTCGCTGGATTTGTTGAGAAAAAATCTTCCTTATGATGCCATTTTTTATGACATCCATGGCGCCATGAGCGTTGTTGGCATGGATGATCCCGAAGGAGATTTTCTGATCAGAATTCGTGAAGTGGTTGGCAAAAAACCGTTTATTTCAACTTCCATGGATTTGCACGGAAATGTTTCGTGGAGACTTGCGCAAAATACGGATTTAATAACCTGCTATCGAATGGCACCGCATGAAGATGCCATGGCGACCAAAAGACGAGCAGTAGCAAATATGTTGTCCCGACTGGAAAGCGGAAAAGGAAAACCTGCTTACAAAGCCTATATTCCTGTACCTATCTTATTGCCAGGTGAACAGACAAGTACAAGGATTGAGCCTGGAAAAACTTTGTATGCAGCCGTTTCTCCCGCTTCTTTGCAACCGGGAATTATCGATGCAGCAATCTGGATCGGGTATGCCTGGGCGGATGAACCACGCAACCACGCGGTGGTAATGGTAACCGGGGATGATAAGGAAAAAGTAACAAAAACGGCGGAAAAACTGGCAAGTAGCTTTTGGAATGTACGGTCAAAGTTTGATTTCGTGGCACCAACAGCAACATTAGATGAAGCGCTTAACGCCGCTGTTAAGAGCCAGAAACACCCATTTTTTATCAGTGATTCCGGCGACAACCCTACTGCGGGCGGAGCTGGTGATGTAACGTGGACTTTGACAGAAATTTTAAAACGTCCTGAATTTAAATCTGAAAATGGTCCTTCGCTTATTTATGCATCCATTCCCGGACCAGCTGTTGTTGAGGCTGCTATCAAGGCTGGCATTGGCGGAAAAATTGATGCTTTGGCCGGCGCAGCGGTTGATGCACGTTTTGCTCCGCCGGTAAGACTTGTCGGCACAGTTGAATCCATAGAGCACGGTGATTTGAACGCGGAAACGGAAGTTGTTATCAAAGTAGGAAGTGTCCATGTCATTGTCACCAAAAAACGTAAGCCTTATCATAAGGAAGCGGACTTTACCAGACTTGGATTGAACCCGCGCAAATCTGACATCGTGGTTGTCAAAATTGGTTATCTTGAACCTGAACTTTATAATATGCGCGCCGATTGGCTTCTGGCTCTAACTCCGGGAGGTGTTGATCAGGATTTGAAAAGACTCGGTTATAAAAGAATCCAGCACCCGATGTATCCTTTGGATAAAAACATGAAAGATCCGGATTTGAAAGCCAAACTTGTGCCATCATCCGAAAAATAA
- a CDS encoding helix-turn-helix domain-containing protein, which translates to MTSNSIDDFYKRATATLPEGISKEIGHFNVFEIEKLFDKKTGTRIMPYSRRSYYKISFLQGKNRAEYADKVIEINGSALLFATPKIPYHWIPEDDNQTGLFCIFTSDFLSKNRAGVVLDDLPIFRPGELPVFELTSEQAEELGYLFRKMYKELQTDYIYKYDLLRNLLLEVIHYGQKLQPASSLSSVQNASDRISSLFIELLERQFPLESQEQRLGLRTAKDYADRLAVHVNHLNKVLKEITGSTTTEIISNRIAQEAKILLKQTDWNISEIAYTLGFDDLANFSHFFKKQTSFTPMGFRS; encoded by the coding sequence ATGACCTCAAATTCCATTGACGACTTTTACAAAAGGGCTACGGCAACATTGCCGGAAGGAATTTCTAAGGAAATCGGTCATTTCAATGTGTTTGAGATTGAAAAACTGTTTGACAAAAAAACAGGTACCCGGATTATGCCTTACAGCAGAAGATCTTATTACAAAATAAGTTTTCTTCAAGGTAAAAACCGGGCGGAGTATGCTGATAAGGTTATTGAAATAAATGGAAGCGCTTTGCTTTTTGCAACGCCCAAAATACCGTATCACTGGATTCCGGAGGACGATAACCAGACAGGCTTATTTTGTATTTTCACCAGTGATTTTCTTTCGAAAAACAGGGCTGGCGTTGTGCTGGATGATTTACCAATTTTCCGCCCAGGCGAATTGCCGGTTTTTGAACTGACATCAGAGCAGGCAGAAGAGTTGGGATATTTATTTCGGAAAATGTACAAGGAGTTGCAAACGGACTACATTTATAAATATGATCTGTTGCGTAATCTGCTCCTGGAAGTGATCCATTACGGACAGAAATTGCAACCCGCTTCTTCTCTCAGTTCAGTACAAAATGCTTCTGACAGGATTTCATCCTTGTTTATCGAGTTGCTTGAAAGGCAGTTTCCATTGGAATCTCAGGAGCAAAGACTTGGTCTGCGTACTGCCAAAGATTATGCGGACAGACTGGCCGTTCATGTAAATCATCTCAACAAGGTGCTCAAAGAAATTACCGGAAGCACAACCACGGAAATCATCAGTAACAGAATTGCGCAGGAAGCGAAAATTTTGCTCAAACAAACCGATTGGAATATTTCAGAAATCGCTTATACATTAGGATTTGATGATCTTGCCAATTTTTCTCATTTTTTTAAAAAGCAGACTTCATTTACGCCAATGGGTTTTCGGTCTTGA
- a CDS encoding YdeI/OmpD-associated family protein, whose protein sequence is MSEKDLKTFCPESRHQWRRWLEENHDRERSVWVIFYKNKSNLPTITWSEAVDEALCFGWIDSIAKPIDEEKFMRFFSKRKAKSVWSAINKEKIKRLIDEKLITKAGFECIEIAKQNGTWTILDHVEALVIPEDLEKELQKRPSAKSYFSSLSKSDKKGILQWLVQAKRSETREKRIIEIAELAEQNLKPKVIQWTKKPLDE, encoded by the coding sequence ATGTCAGAAAAGGATTTAAAAACTTTTTGTCCAGAAAGCCGTCATCAGTGGCGGAGATGGTTAGAAGAAAACCACGATCGGGAGAGATCTGTCTGGGTGATTTTCTATAAAAATAAATCAAATCTTCCGACGATCACATGGAGCGAAGCGGTAGATGAAGCACTTTGTTTTGGTTGGATAGACAGCATTGCGAAGCCCATTGATGAAGAAAAATTTATGCGGTTTTTTAGCAAAAGAAAAGCAAAAAGTGTTTGGTCAGCCATTAATAAAGAAAAAATCAAAAGACTTATTGATGAAAAACTTATAACCAAGGCAGGCTTTGAATGCATAGAAATCGCAAAACAAAATGGTACCTGGACAATTTTGGATCATGTTGAAGCGCTTGTAATTCCGGAGGATTTGGAAAAAGAGCTTCAAAAAAGACCTAGTGCGAAAAGTTACTTTTCAAGTCTTAGCAAATCGGATAAAAAGGGAATTCTACAATGGCTCGTTCAGGCCAAACGGTCAGAAACACGGGAGAAACGAATCATCGAAATCGCTGAACTCGCAGAGCAAAACCTGAAACCAAAAGTCATTCAATGGACAAAAAAACCGTTGGATGAATGA
- a CDS encoding alpha/beta fold hydrolase, whose translation MNKNLFVYLLFILCVPCTFAQSSLPISSSANVLYGNNAKAGKYADIRGFKMYYEIYGTGKPLLLIHGNGGSIENFKNQIPYFAKNYKVIVADSRAQGKSADMADSLSYEMMADDLNELLNKLHVDSCNVIGWSDGGIDGILLATRHPEKVKKLAITGANLWPDTSAVESSLFNWIVTVNDSLAKVQQTPAVKGQKKLLNLMILQPNISTADLKNVKCPTLVIGGDHDVILPKHTMIIADAIPKSYLWILPNSGHSTLVVYKNIFNQVVGDFFKTPYRIQKGMARLE comes from the coding sequence ATGAATAAAAACCTATTTGTTTATCTGCTTTTTATATTGTGCGTGCCATGTACATTTGCCCAATCTTCTTTGCCAATATCATCTTCCGCAAACGTTTTGTACGGCAACAATGCAAAAGCAGGTAAATACGCAGACATCCGTGGTTTCAAGATGTATTATGAAATTTACGGCACAGGAAAACCACTTTTGCTGATTCATGGGAATGGCGGTTCCATAGAAAATTTCAAAAACCAGATTCCATATTTTGCCAAAAATTATAAAGTAATTGTAGCCGACAGTCGGGCGCAGGGAAAATCAGCGGATATGGCTGATTCACTTTCCTATGAAATGATGGCGGATGATCTCAACGAATTACTGAATAAGCTTCATGTAGATTCCTGCAATGTTATTGGGTGGAGTGATGGCGGAATCGATGGAATTCTGCTGGCAACCAGACATCCGGAAAAAGTAAAGAAACTGGCCATAACCGGAGCAAATTTATGGCCGGATACATCAGCTGTTGAGTCTTCACTGTTTAACTGGATTGTTACGGTAAATGATAGTTTGGCAAAAGTGCAGCAGACACCGGCTGTAAAGGGGCAAAAGAAATTGCTGAATCTGATGATTTTGCAACCGAATATTTCAACCGCAGATTTGAAAAACGTAAAATGTCCAACACTCGTCATTGGTGGAGATCATGACGTGATTTTGCCAAAACATACTATGATCATTGCGGATGCCATTCCAAAATCATATTTATGGATTTTGCCAAACTCAGGACATTCGACGCTTGTCGTGTACAAAAATATCTTTAACCAGGTAGTCGGGGATTTTTTCAAAACGCCTTACCGTATCCAAAAAGGAATGGCTCGACTTGAATGA
- a CDS encoding RagB/SusD family nutrient uptake outer membrane protein, whose protein sequence is MKTTYSILTVILSMMIFAGCQSLTEDPKGTLTPVTYFKTQSDLDASVAAMYIRLARDGGWGFTSKETSYFGSDDYTTDPGLNKQDQRDFDKLAGGSTNQSMVAEWQGPWETIYQANNVIENYSKVSSTEELKNASAGQAYFLRGLCYYYLVRTFGPVPVILGSIDVNDRPPRDEVSKVYEAVVSDLQMAKTLLGTKLEQGKPNRYAASSLLADVYLTMAGWPLNKVENYALAASEAKSVIDANVYNLNTPYDKVFTTNNSTESIFALQYNIGGGLPNRRFGSSNVPLDEVAVDGSSGWDDVYPEITFFENAPKCTRTDLTFYTTLKLRQPDKTTFKLVPWSSAETHAQHPYYKKFRAGLNGDGVKETDSQLLSIQPSTNKATDIIRYPLVLLCYAEASAMASAPTADSYAAINLVRKRAGLPDLTPGLSQTAFRDAVVYERAYEFAGEFGVRWFDIVRLQMLPQIIAARNPVENPIPTGTNISQKYIAPIPYTEMVRNPEWQQNAGY, encoded by the coding sequence ATGAAGACAACATATTCAATTTTGACAGTAATCCTTTCCATGATGATTTTCGCCGGGTGCCAGTCGCTCACCGAAGATCCGAAAGGTACTTTGACACCAGTCACATATTTCAAAACACAAAGTGACCTCGACGCCTCCGTTGCTGCGATGTATATCCGCCTTGCCCGGGATGGTGGCTGGGGTTTTACCAGTAAGGAAACTTCTTATTTCGGCTCGGACGATTACACGACAGATCCGGGTTTGAATAAACAGGATCAGCGTGATTTTGATAAACTTGCCGGGGGTAGTACCAATCAATCCATGGTTGCCGAATGGCAGGGTCCATGGGAAACTATTTATCAGGCGAATAACGTAATTGAAAATTATAGTAAGGTTAGTTCAACAGAAGAATTGAAAAATGCTTCTGCCGGACAAGCCTATTTTCTAAGAGGCCTTTGTTACTATTATCTGGTAAGAACTTTCGGACCGGTGCCTGTGATTTTGGGATCGATTGATGTGAATGATCGTCCGCCAAGGGATGAGGTTTCCAAAGTTTATGAAGCGGTTGTGAGTGATCTGCAAATGGCAAAAACCTTACTTGGCACAAAACTGGAACAGGGAAAACCAAACAGGTATGCAGCAAGCTCACTATTAGCTGATGTATATCTGACAATGGCTGGCTGGCCACTCAATAAAGTTGAAAATTATGCCTTGGCAGCATCCGAAGCAAAATCGGTGATTGATGCCAATGTGTATAATCTGAATACACCGTACGACAAAGTTTTTACAACAAACAACAGTACGGAATCCATTTTCGCGTTGCAATATAATATAGGCGGAGGACTTCCAAACCGTCGTTTTGGATCAAGTAATGTACCTTTGGACGAAGTGGCCGTTGATGGATCAAGCGGATGGGATGATGTATATCCGGAAATAACTTTCTTTGAAAATGCACCGAAATGTACGCGTACAGATTTAACTTTTTATACAACTTTAAAGTTGAGACAGCCGGACAAAACCACATTCAAACTCGTTCCGTGGAGTTCGGCCGAAACACATGCGCAGCATCCATATTACAAAAAATTCAGGGCAGGATTAAATGGTGATGGTGTGAAGGAAACAGATTCACAACTGCTTTCAATCCAGCCAAGTACCAACAAAGCGACCGACATTATTCGTTATCCGCTTGTTTTACTTTGTTATGCGGAAGCTTCCGCCATGGCATCAGCACCGACGGCGGATAGTTATGCGGCAATCAATCTTGTCCGAAAGCGCGCAGGTTTGCCGGATCTGACGCCAGGACTTTCACAAACTGCTTTTCGTGATGCTGTGGTGTATGAAAGAGCTTATGAATTTGCTGGTGAATTTGGTGTAAGGTGGTTTGATATTGTCAGGCTGCAAATGCTTCCACAAATAATTGCGGCCAGAAATCCTGTTGAAAATCCAATTCCGACTGGCACAAATATCAGCCAGAAATACATTGCGCCGATTCCTTATACTGAAATGGTAAGAAATCCGGAATGGCAGCAAAATGCCGGTTATTAA
- a CDS encoding metal-dependent phosphohydrolase, with protein sequence MELSDKQWELFDFVKEQHGEQKRKYSGEPYWTHLLSVAHIVSDYSTIHFEIEIALCHDLFEDTMCTPDKLNEHLLNLGYDKSGRDTILRGVNDLTDKFTKEAYPKFNRKLRKGFEAQRLWKIKPYCQTVKYADIIDNTSSIVENDAGFARIYLREIDSFIWKINAGNKDLYARCCKLFSEAVHKLL encoded by the coding sequence ATGGAATTGTCAGATAAGCAGTGGGAGCTATTTGATTTCGTGAAAGAACAGCATGGCGAGCAAAAACGGAAGTACTCTGGTGAGCCGTACTGGACCCATCTTTTATCCGTAGCGCATATTGTGAGTGACTATTCAACCATTCATTTTGAAATTGAAATTGCTTTGTGTCATGATTTATTTGAGGATACGATGTGTACTCCCGACAAATTAAATGAGCATTTACTGAATCTGGGTTACGACAAATCTGGGAGGGACACGATATTGAGAGGTGTGAACGATCTTACTGATAAATTCACGAAAGAAGCTTATCCCAAATTTAACCGCAAACTCAGAAAAGGTTTTGAAGCACAACGATTATGGAAAATAAAGCCTTATTGTCAGACGGTTAAGTACGCTGATATTATTGATAACACAAGTTCAATTGTAGAAAATGATGCTGGTTTTGCCAGGATTTATCTCAGGGAAATTGATTCTTTCATCTGGAAAATCAATGCCGGAAACAAAGATTTATATGCACGATGCTGCAAACTTTTTAGTGAAGCGGTACATAAATTATTATAA
- a CDS encoding SRPBCC family protein — MAAEPIIIEATIEAPIEKVWETWTKPEHITQWSFASEDWFTPKAENDLRPGGEFSTRMEAKDGSFGFDFGGIYDEVTEHKLISYTLGDGRKVKIEFEENGNETKIVETFDPEDQNPVEMQKGGWQAILNNYKKYTEGL, encoded by the coding sequence ATGGCAGCTGAACCCATAATCATTGAAGCAACAATAGAAGCACCCATTGAAAAAGTCTGGGAAACCTGGACCAAGCCAGAACATATTACCCAATGGAGTTTTGCGTCCGAAGACTGGTTTACGCCAAAAGCTGAAAACGATCTTCGTCCCGGCGGCGAATTTTCAACCCGGATGGAAGCCAAGGACGGCAGCTTCGGATTTGATTTTGGTGGTATCTATGACGAAGTGACCGAGCACAAATTGATATCCTATACTTTGGGCGATGGCAGAAAAGTGAAAATTGAATTTGAAGAAAATGGGAATGAGACCAAGATTGTCGAAACGTTCGATCCTGAGGATCAAAATCCGGTTGAAATGCAAAAAGGCGGATGGCAGGCGATTTTGAATAACTATAAAAAATATACTGAGGGATTGTAA